The proteins below are encoded in one region of Avibacterium volantium:
- the lptE gene encoding LPS assembly lipoprotein LptE: MLNLLKKLCLVGALATLTACGFHFENGELIPQEMKTLRLESSDPYDAMTIAMRKQLRANNIQLVEQGDVVVLRLNNVRENSEVASIFKQGREAEKVLVLQVEASVQLKNKQRYPINTQVTRTFFDNSRAALAKSAEKEVIWNDMREQAARQLITKMVALKQQVKSQ; the protein is encoded by the coding sequence ATGTTGAATTTACTTAAAAAATTATGCCTTGTTGGTGCGTTGGCAACACTCACGGCTTGTGGTTTCCACTTTGAAAATGGTGAATTAATTCCACAAGAGATGAAAACATTGCGTTTGGAAAGTAGTGATCCTTATGATGCGATGACGATTGCTATGCGCAAGCAGTTGCGAGCCAATAACATTCAGCTTGTTGAGCAAGGTGATGTGGTGGTGTTACGCTTAAATAATGTTCGTGAGAATAGCGAAGTGGCGTCTATTTTCAAACAGGGGCGTGAGGCGGAAAAAGTGCTAGTATTGCAAGTGGAAGCCAGCGTTCAGCTTAAAAATAAGCAACGTTATCCGATTAACACCCAAGTTACACGCACCTTCTTTGATAACTCGCGTGCTGCCTTAGCGAAATCTGCCGAGAAAGAAGTGATTTGGAACGATATGCGTGAACAAGCTGCGCGTCAGCTTATCACCAAAATGGTGGCGTTAAAACAACAGGTGAAAAGTCAATAA
- the leuS gene encoding leucine--tRNA ligase: protein MQEQYRPDLIEPEVQKYWAENKTFKAVQDPSKEKYYCLSMFPYPSGRLHMGHVRNYTIGDVISRYQRMNGKNVLQPMGWDAFGLPAEGAAVKNKTAPAKWTYENIDYMKNQLKILGFGFDWDREIATCKPEYYKWEQWFFTELYRKGLVYKKTSSVNWCPNDETVLANEQVHEGCCWRCDTPVEQKEIPQWFIKITEYAEQLLGGLDHLPEWPDMVKTMQRNWIGRSEGVEITFNIENSDETVTVYTTRPDTFYGVSYLAVAAAHPLAEKAAQNNPALAQFIQEAKNTKVAEAELATMEKKGMATGIHAIHPITGKLVPVWVANFVLMHYGTGAVMAVPAHDERDYEFAKKYDLPLYPVITPADGSPLDLSKQAYTEHGILINSAEFDGLDFDAAFNGIADKLEKMGVGKRQVNYRLRDWGVSRQRYWGAPIPMLTLENGEVVPAPLADLPIVLPEDVVMDGVRSPIKADPEWAKTTYNGQPALKETDTFDTFMESSWYYARYTCPDFHQAMLNPEEANYWLPVDQYIGGIEHATMHLLYFRFFHKLLRDAGLVNSDEPANKLLCQGMVLADAFYYTSDTNERIWVSPTKVTLERDEKGRIIRAIDDEGRELVHSGMTKMSKSKNNGIDPQEMVEKYGADTVRLFMMFASPAEMTLEWQESGVEGANRFLRRLWNLVFEYSKNPAKTALNPTALSSQQKALRRDVHKTIAKVSDDIGRRQTFNTAIAAVMELMNKLTKAPLDDEQERAVMAEALNAVVRMLYPITPHICFQLWKELGNQDAIDFAPWVKADAQAMVDDEKLVVVQVNGKVRAKITVPADMAEDAIKEIALADPNVQKFLDGLTIVKTIYVPGKLFSFVAK from the coding sequence ATGCAAGAACAATATCGCCCCGATTTAATTGAGCCTGAAGTGCAGAAATATTGGGCTGAGAATAAAACATTTAAAGCGGTGCAAGATCCAAGCAAAGAGAAATATTATTGCCTTTCAATGTTCCCCTATCCCTCTGGTCGCTTGCATATGGGACACGTTCGCAACTACACCATTGGTGATGTAATTTCGCGCTATCAGCGAATGAACGGTAAAAATGTGTTACAGCCGATGGGTTGGGACGCATTTGGCTTGCCTGCGGAAGGTGCGGCGGTGAAAAATAAAACCGCGCCTGCAAAATGGACATACGAAAATATTGATTATATGAAAAATCAGCTCAAAATTTTGGGCTTTGGTTTTGACTGGGATCGTGAAATCGCTACTTGCAAACCTGAATATTACAAGTGGGAACAATGGTTCTTCACAGAGCTTTATCGCAAAGGTTTAGTGTATAAAAAAACCTCTAGCGTAAACTGGTGTCCGAATGATGAAACCGTGCTTGCCAATGAGCAAGTTCACGAAGGGTGTTGCTGGCGTTGTGATACGCCTGTGGAACAAAAAGAGATCCCACAATGGTTTATTAAAATCACCGAATATGCCGAGCAATTATTAGGTGGTTTAGATCATCTGCCAGAATGGCCAGATATGGTGAAAACAATGCAACGTAACTGGATTGGCCGTTCGGAAGGGGTGGAAATAACCTTCAATATTGAAAATTCTGATGAAACCGTAACAGTTTATACCACACGTCCTGATACTTTCTATGGCGTGTCTTATCTTGCTGTGGCAGCTGCGCACCCATTAGCAGAAAAAGCAGCGCAAAATAACCCCGCACTTGCGCAATTTATTCAAGAAGCCAAAAACACGAAAGTGGCAGAAGCCGAGCTTGCCACAATGGAGAAAAAAGGAATGGCAACGGGCATTCACGCCATTCACCCGATTACAGGAAAATTAGTACCTGTTTGGGTAGCGAATTTCGTGTTAATGCACTATGGAACAGGTGCGGTAATGGCCGTGCCAGCGCACGATGAGCGTGATTATGAGTTCGCTAAAAAATATGATTTACCGCTTTATCCAGTGATTACGCCAGCAGACGGTAGCCCGCTAGATTTATCAAAGCAGGCTTACACCGAACACGGTATTTTGATCAATTCAGCAGAATTTGATGGCTTGGATTTTGATGCCGCATTCAATGGCATCGCCGATAAATTAGAAAAAATGGGCGTGGGCAAACGCCAAGTGAATTATCGTTTACGCGATTGGGGCGTATCTCGCCAACGTTATTGGGGCGCGCCAATTCCAATGCTAACACTGGAAAACGGTGAAGTTGTACCTGCACCATTGGCTGATTTACCAATCGTGTTACCTGAAGATGTGGTAATGGACGGCGTGCGCAGCCCGATCAAAGCCGATCCTGAGTGGGCAAAAACCACTTATAACGGACAACCCGCATTGAAAGAAACCGACACTTTCGACACCTTTATGGAATCTTCGTGGTATTACGCGCGTTACACTTGCCCAGATTTCCACCAAGCAATGCTGAACCCAGAAGAAGCCAATTACTGGCTACCGGTGGATCAATATATCGGTGGAATCGAACACGCCACAATGCACTTGCTTTACTTCCGTTTCTTCCACAAATTATTACGTGATGCGGGCTTAGTGAACTCTGACGAGCCAGCAAACAAATTATTGTGTCAAGGAATGGTATTGGCTGATGCGTTCTATTACACCAGCGACACCAACGAGCGCATTTGGGTATCACCAACGAAAGTAACCCTTGAGCGCGATGAGAAAGGGCGTATTATCCGTGCCATTGATGATGAAGGACGCGAGTTAGTCCACAGCGGAATGACAAAAATGTCCAAATCGAAAAACAACGGTATTGACCCACAAGAAATGGTGGAAAAATACGGTGCGGATACCGTGCGCTTGTTTATGATGTTTGCCTCCCCTGCGGAAATGACCTTGGAATGGCAAGAGTCAGGCGTGGAAGGGGCAAATCGTTTCCTGCGCCGTTTATGGAATTTAGTGTTTGAATACAGCAAAAATCCAGCAAAAACTGCGCTAAATCCAACCGCACTTTCAAGCCAACAAAAAGCGCTTCGCCGTGATGTGCATAAAACCATTGCGAAAGTGAGCGATGATATTGGCCGCCGCCAAACCTTTAACACAGCGATTGCTGCGGTAATGGAGCTAATGAACAAATTAACCAAAGCCCCATTGGACGATGAGCAAGAGCGCGCAGTAATGGCAGAAGCCTTAAATGCAGTGGTAAGAATGCTTTACCCAATCACCCCACACATTTGTTTCCAATTATGGAAAGAGCTTGGCAACCAAGACGCTATTGACTTCGCCCCTTGGGTAAAAGCTGATGCGCAAGCAATGGTTGATGACGAAAAATTGGTGGTGGTACAAGTAAACGGTAAAGTACGCGCGAAAATCACTGTGCCTGCGGATATGGCAGAAGACGCCATTAAAGAAATCGCCCTTGCCGATCCGAATGTACAAAAATTCCTAGACGGTTTAACCATTGTGAAAACCATCTATGTACCAGGTAAGTTATTTAGCTTTGTCGCGAAATAA
- a CDS encoding glucose-6-phosphate 1-dehydrogenase family protein produces MKEKLITSASCELFNLPFFQFAQMKKFCPEQIPQIKADYKRQWNLWKTAILQVAQRLGPPFAEPHIEKWCNGWQVRAHFFAYFKYEFNKNSAAILSVILNRRRLQVSLDWHCYRADRSQINVQQYNQWFEQLDQTQYADFDFWRGDESEYADFRKVRSLSAQDFCLNNDEDFFCIGKNIEKAELDHIDAVEFIAQTIQELVPLYEKCHHQ; encoded by the coding sequence ATGAAAGAAAAACTGATTACTTCTGCCAGTTGCGAGCTGTTCAATCTTCCTTTTTTCCAGTTCGCCCAGATGAAAAAATTCTGCCCAGAGCAAATCCCACAAATTAAAGCGGATTACAAACGGCAATGGAATTTATGGAAAACAGCGATTTTGCAAGTGGCGCAACGCCTTGGCCCACCTTTTGCTGAACCCCATATTGAAAAATGGTGTAACGGTTGGCAAGTGCGGGCGCATTTTTTCGCTTATTTTAAATATGAATTTAACAAAAATTCTGCCGCCATTTTATCGGTTATTTTAAACCGCCGCCGTTTACAAGTGAGTCTTGATTGGCACTGCTATCGCGCTGATCGCTCGCAAATCAATGTGCAACAATATAACCAATGGTTTGAACAACTGGATCAAACTCAGTATGCCGATTTTGATTTTTGGCGTGGTGATGAAAGTGAATACGCCGATTTCCGCAAAGTGCGGTCGCTTTCTGCGCAAGATTTTTGCCTCAACAATGATGAAGATTTTTTCTGCATAGGGAAAAATATTGAAAAAGCCGAGTTAGATCACATTGATGCAGTGGAATTTATCGCACAAACCATTCAAGAGTTAGTGCCGTTGTATGAGAAATGCCACCACCAATAA
- the apaH gene encoding bis(5'-nucleosyl)-tetraphosphatase (symmetrical) ApaH, with protein sequence MATYLVGDLQGCYDELHALLEKVNFDPSQDVLYLVGDLVARGDKSLECLRLVKSLGNAAHTVLGNHDLHLISTALGIKKIKPKDRVEAIFNAPDFHELIDWLRQQPLLIHNQQAGFLLTHAGISPDWDLATAKACAAEVEQVLRHGDYYAMIEQMYDNLPDRWSPDLQGIDRLRYIINVFTRMRFCYYDHRLDFACKAPVDQAPSELTPWFNLDNPLFKTENLVFGHWASLVDTPTPANIYALDTGCVWGNRMTMLRWEDKQYFTQPAMKQYT encoded by the coding sequence ATGGCAACCTACTTAGTCGGCGATCTGCAAGGCTGTTATGATGAATTGCACGCTTTGTTGGAAAAGGTAAACTTTGATCCGAGCCAAGATGTGCTTTATTTAGTGGGTGATCTGGTGGCGCGTGGGGATAAATCCCTTGAATGTTTACGTTTAGTCAAATCCCTTGGTAACGCAGCGCACACCGTGCTGGGCAACCACGATTTGCACTTAATTTCCACCGCACTTGGCATAAAAAAAATCAAACCCAAGGATCGCGTGGAGGCCATTTTTAACGCCCCTGATTTTCACGAATTGATTGATTGGCTACGCCAGCAACCCTTGCTTATTCATAATCAACAAGCAGGATTTTTACTCACTCACGCAGGGATCTCGCCTGATTGGGATCTTGCCACGGCAAAAGCCTGCGCTGCCGAAGTGGAGCAAGTGCTACGCCACGGTGATTATTATGCAATGATCGAACAGATGTATGATAACCTGCCTGATCGCTGGTCGCCTGATTTGCAGGGCATCGATCGCCTACGTTACATTATCAACGTGTTTACCCGTATGCGTTTTTGTTATTATGATCATCGCCTTGATTTCGCTTGCAAAGCCCCTGTGGATCAAGCCCCCTCTGAGCTAACCCCTTGGTTTAACTTGGATAATCCTTTATTCAAAACAGAAAATCTCGTTTTCGGACATTGGGCGAGCTTGGTTGATACGCCAACCCCAGCCAATATTTACGCTCTTGATACCGGCTGCGTGTGGGGCAATCGAATGACAATGCTACGCTGGGAAGATAAACAGTATTTTACTCAACCCGCAATGAAACAATACACCTAA
- the rsmA gene encoding 16S rRNA (adenine(1518)-N(6)/adenine(1519)-N(6))-dimethyltransferase RsmA translates to MSSRKHLGHTARKRFGQNFLSDDNIIQSIVAAIYPQPDQFLVEIGPGLGALTEPVAERVERLTVVELDRDLAERLRHHPFLHQKLNVIETDAMQFDFGQLYRDEHLAEKNQKLRIFGNLPYNISTPLMFHLFNYCEQIQDMHFMLQKEVVKRLCAAPNSKAYGRLTIMAQYFCQVMPVLEVPPSAFKPAPKVDSAVVRLIPHGTLPHPVKDLYWLNRVCTQAFNQRRKTLRNALSTLFSAENLTALGIDLNARAENLSIADYARLANWLCDNPVVENTQSETE, encoded by the coding sequence ATGAGTTCAAGAAAACATCTAGGTCATACCGCCCGTAAACGTTTTGGGCAGAACTTTTTATCAGACGATAATATTATTCAAAGCATTGTGGCAGCCATTTATCCACAGCCAGATCAATTCTTAGTAGAAATCGGCCCCGGTTTGGGGGCGCTAACAGAACCTGTGGCGGAGCGAGTTGAGCGTTTAACCGTTGTGGAGTTAGACCGAGATTTGGCTGAACGTTTGCGTCATCACCCATTTTTACATCAAAAGTTGAATGTGATTGAAACAGATGCGATGCAGTTTGATTTTGGGCAACTTTACCGTGATGAACATTTAGCGGAAAAAAATCAGAAATTACGCATTTTTGGCAATCTTCCTTATAATATTTCAACGCCATTAATGTTCCATTTGTTCAACTATTGCGAACAAATTCAAGATATGCACTTTATGCTACAAAAAGAAGTGGTAAAACGCCTTTGCGCTGCACCGAATAGCAAGGCTTACGGACGTTTAACCATTATGGCGCAATATTTTTGCCAAGTCATGCCTGTCTTGGAAGTGCCGCCGAGCGCTTTCAAACCAGCGCCCAAAGTAGATTCCGCGGTAGTGCGTTTAATTCCACACGGCACGCTTCCGCACCCAGTGAAAGATTTATACTGGCTCAATCGCGTGTGTACGCAAGCCTTTAATCAACGGCGTAAAACCTTGCGTAATGCGCTTTCTACACTATTTTCTGCGGAAAATCTCACCGCACTTGGGATTGATTTAAATGCGCGGGCAGAAAATCTTTCCATTGCCGATTATGCCAGATTAGCAAACTGGCTATGTGATAACCCTGTGGTGGAAAACACACAGAGCGAAACGGAATAA
- a CDS encoding peptidylprolyl isomerase — protein MKGFNFKAILVGLVGLFALSANVSAVERVVATVNGSPILESQVRTALGKKANTEANREAALNTVIDDILVNQAIKDSGVSVSSAQVDRVMEDIAARNGLTYGQLLDVLDYQGINYHQYRQQIANQLLMSEVRNQAIGKSVDVTREEVQELGQKLLDQAKARGKEKKVTGTEYQVRHILLKLNPLLNDAQAKAQLTQIRADILAHKTTFADAALKYSKDYLSGANGGSLGFAFPETYVPPFAKMVQSTKKGTISAPFKTEFGWHILEVTDTRQGDRTRDAYMQKAYEQLVNQQLREASQDWVKALRKTANIKYFK, from the coding sequence ATGAAAGGATTTAACTTTAAAGCGATTTTAGTAGGTTTGGTGGGATTATTTGCGCTTTCAGCGAATGTATCTGCCGTAGAACGCGTGGTTGCCACCGTGAATGGAAGCCCTATTTTAGAAAGCCAAGTGCGTACTGCTTTAGGTAAAAAGGCCAATACAGAAGCAAATCGCGAGGCGGCATTAAATACGGTGATTGATGATATTTTAGTTAATCAAGCCATTAAAGATTCTGGTGTGAGTGTGAGTAGCGCACAAGTTGATCGTGTAATGGAAGATATTGCGGCACGCAATGGCTTGACGTACGGACAACTACTTGATGTATTGGATTATCAAGGCATTAACTATCATCAGTATCGCCAACAGATCGCAAATCAATTATTAATGTCGGAAGTGCGCAATCAGGCGATTGGTAAAAGTGTTGATGTAACCCGAGAAGAAGTACAAGAACTTGGGCAAAAATTGCTTGATCAAGCGAAAGCACGGGGTAAAGAGAAAAAAGTAACTGGAACAGAATACCAAGTTCGTCATATCTTATTGAAATTAAACCCATTATTAAATGATGCGCAAGCGAAAGCGCAATTAACTCAAATTCGTGCGGATATTTTGGCGCACAAAACCACCTTTGCTGATGCCGCATTAAAATATTCTAAAGATTATTTATCTGGCGCGAATGGCGGCAGTTTAGGCTTTGCTTTCCCAGAAACCTATGTGCCACCCTTTGCTAAAATGGTACAAAGCACGAAGAAAGGCACCATTTCAGCCCCATTTAAAACAGAATTTGGCTGGCATATTTTAGAAGTTACTGACACTCGCCAAGGGGATCGTACCCGTGATGCTTATATGCAAAAAGCCTATGAGCAGTTAGTCAATCAACAACTGCGTGAAGCCTCACAAGATTGGGTGAAAGCCTTGCGTAAAACAGCGAATATTAAATATTTCAAGTAA
- the pyrR gene encoding bifunctional pyr operon transcriptional regulator/uracil phosphoribosyltransferase PyrR, with translation MAEKILIDEDRFMRTISRISHEIIEKHQNLNDLIIVGIKRRGAEIAELIKRKINDLTGKELPSLDLDITFYRDDLEYVEPQSRSPVYSGASNYVSIQNKIVILVDDVLFTGRTIRAALDALIDFGRAAKVELVIFVDRGHRELPIRADYVGKNVPTSRAEKVQVRTMKFDQCYEVALVSK, from the coding sequence ATGGCAGAAAAAATTCTGATTGATGAAGATCGATTTATGCGAACCATTTCTCGAATTTCGCACGAAATCATCGAAAAACATCAAAATCTCAATGACCTCATTATTGTCGGAATTAAGCGCCGTGGGGCGGAAATTGCAGAGTTAATCAAACGTAAAATTAATGATTTAACCGGTAAAGAGCTGCCTTCCCTTGATTTGGATATTACCTTTTATCGCGATGATTTGGAATATGTTGAGCCGCAAAGCCGATCACCTGTGTATAGCGGCGCATCAAATTATGTGAGTATTCAAAATAAAATTGTAATTTTGGTCGATGATGTGTTGTTCACAGGGCGAACCATTCGAGCTGCATTAGATGCGTTAATTGATTTTGGGCGAGCGGCAAAAGTGGAATTAGTGATTTTTGTGGATCGCGGACACCGTGAATTGCCAATTCGTGCCGATTATGTCGGCAAAAATGTGCCAACCAGTCGTGCGGAAAAAGTGCAAGTTCGGACGATGAAGTTTGATCAATGTTATGAAGTGGCGCTGGTATCAAAATAA
- the purN gene encoding phosphoribosylglycinamide formyltransferase, translated as MKKIVVLISGEGQTLQSIIDACKVGDIPAQICVVIANKATAYGLQRAKMAEIPTALFERKDYADNLAMDRAIGDYIAELGADLIVLAGYMKILTAEFTQRFAGKILNIHPSLLPKYPGLDTYQRALAAGEQEHGTTVHFVNEEVDGGAIVLQAKVPIFPDDEVSDIEQRVKYQEQQIYPLVIKWFVTDRLTLQNGSAYLDGKCLPNAGYAMD; from the coding sequence ATGAAAAAGATCGTTGTACTGATTTCTGGTGAAGGGCAAACCTTGCAAAGCATTATTGATGCTTGCAAGGTGGGGGATATTCCTGCGCAAATTTGTGTTGTTATCGCCAATAAAGCAACAGCTTATGGATTGCAACGCGCAAAAATGGCTGAAATTCCCACCGCACTTTTTGAACGCAAAGATTACGCCGATAATCTAGCGATGGATCGGGCTATCGGTGATTATATTGCTGAGCTTGGTGCGGATTTAATTGTGCTAGCTGGTTATATGAAAATTTTAACTGCTGAATTTACGCAACGTTTTGCGGGCAAAATTTTGAATATTCATCCTTCATTATTGCCGAAATATCCCGGCTTAGATACTTACCAACGAGCTTTAGCCGCAGGTGAGCAAGAGCACGGTACAACGGTGCATTTTGTCAATGAAGAAGTGGACGGTGGTGCGATCGTGCTGCAAGCCAAAGTGCCAATTTTTCCAGATGATGAAGTCAGTGATATTGAGCAGCGCGTGAAATATCAAGAGCAGCAAATTTATCCTTTAGTGATTAAATGGTTTGTTACCGATCGTTTAACGCTTCAAAATGGCAGCGCCTATTTAGATGGCAAATGCCTGCCAAATGCAGGCTATGCAATGGATTAA
- the purM gene encoding phosphoribosylformylglycinamidine cyclo-ligase: MSKQSLSYKDAGVDINAGNALVEKIKADVKRTTRPEVIGGLGGFGALCALPSKYKEPILVSGTDGVGTKLRLAIDLNKHDTIGIDLVAMCVNDLVVQGAEPLFFLDYYATGKLDVDVAASVIKGIANGCEQSGCALVGGETAEMPGMYHQGDYDLAGFCVGVVEKSEIIDGSQVKVGDALIALGSSGAHSNGYSLIRKVIERSGIDPASAELDGKPFADQVLAPTKIYVKSILQLIKQVPVHAISHLTGGGFWENIPRVLPHNVKAVIDESSWQWPAIFNWLQEQGNIDRYEMYRTFNCGVGMIIALPQDQVETALALLQQAGEKAWQIGRIESASEGEEQVVIR; the protein is encoded by the coding sequence GTGAGCAAACAATCATTAAGCTACAAAGATGCGGGTGTGGATATTAATGCCGGTAATGCCTTAGTAGAAAAAATTAAAGCCGATGTAAAACGCACCACACGTCCCGAAGTGATTGGCGGGTTGGGCGGATTTGGCGCACTTTGTGCGTTGCCAAGTAAGTATAAAGAGCCAATTTTGGTATCTGGCACAGACGGTGTTGGCACAAAATTACGCCTTGCCATTGATTTGAATAAACACGATACCATCGGCATTGACTTGGTGGCGATGTGTGTTAATGATTTAGTGGTGCAAGGGGCAGAACCGCTATTTTTCCTAGATTATTATGCCACAGGCAAATTAGACGTAGATGTGGCAGCCAGCGTGATTAAAGGCATTGCCAACGGTTGTGAACAATCAGGTTGCGCCTTAGTGGGCGGGGAAACCGCAGAAATGCCGGGAATGTATCATCAAGGTGATTATGATTTAGCAGGTTTCTGCGTGGGCGTGGTCGAGAAGTCAGAAATTATTGACGGCAGCCAAGTGAAAGTGGGCGATGCCTTGATCGCATTAGGCTCAAGTGGCGCGCATTCCAATGGTTATTCCTTAATTCGCAAAGTGATCGAGCGTTCAGGTATCGATCCTGCTAGCGCAGAATTAGACGGCAAGCCTTTCGCCGATCAAGTGTTAGCACCAACCAAAATTTATGTTAAATCCATTTTACAATTAATCAAACAAGTGCCTGTTCACGCCATTTCTCACTTAACGGGTGGTGGTTTCTGGGAAAATATCCCACGCGTGTTACCGCATAATGTGAAAGCGGTGATCGATGAATCAAGCTGGCAGTGGCCTGCTATTTTTAACTGGCTACAAGAGCAGGGCAATATCGATCGCTATGAAATGTATCGCACCTTCAACTGCGGGGTGGGTATGATCATCGCCTTGCCACAAGATCAAGTGGAAACCGCGTTGGCGTTATTGCAACAAGCAGGAGAAAAAGCGTGGCAGATTGGTCGCATTGAAAGTGCGAGCGAAGGCGAAGAGCAGGTTGTTATTCGTTAA
- a CDS encoding TerC family protein — protein MFDWIASPEAWVALFTLTALEIVLGIDNIIFISILVGRLPAQQRQSGRLIGLGLAMATRILLLLSLSWLMKLTEPLFEVFSQQISGRDLILIVGGLFLVAKSTHEIHHAMTPEEEGEDQSAAKKVNFFSVLIQIAILDIVFSLDSVITAVGMASEIGVMILAIVIAVGVMMLAAKPIGDFVESHPTLKVLALSFLILVGVALIGEGLDFHIPKGYIYFAMGFSVVVEMINIKMRKRLIKRP, from the coding sequence ATGTTTGACTGGATCGCCAGCCCCGAAGCGTGGGTGGCTTTATTTACCCTAACCGCATTAGAAATTGTTTTAGGTATTGATAACATCATTTTTATCAGTATTTTAGTAGGGCGTTTGCCTGCCCAACAACGCCAATCAGGACGTTTAATAGGCTTAGGTTTGGCAATGGCTACGCGTATTTTATTATTGCTTTCTCTTTCTTGGTTAATGAAACTCACTGAGCCGTTATTTGAAGTTTTCTCGCAACAAATTTCAGGGCGTGATCTTATTTTAATCGTGGGGGGATTATTTTTGGTGGCAAAAAGTACCCATGAAATTCACCACGCAATGACGCCAGAAGAAGAGGGCGAAGACCAAAGTGCGGCAAAAAAAGTGAATTTTTTCAGCGTACTTATTCAAATTGCCATTTTAGATATTGTATTCTCGCTGGATTCTGTGATCACTGCTGTGGGAATGGCAAGCGAAATTGGCGTGATGATTTTGGCAATCGTGATTGCCGTTGGCGTAATGATGCTAGCAGCTAAACCGATTGGTGATTTTGTGGAATCGCACCCAACACTGAAAGTGCTTGCTCTTTCGTTCTTGATTTTAGTGGGGGTGGCGTTAATTGGTGAAGGCTTAGATTTCCACATTCCAAAAGGCTACATTTACTTTGCTATGGGCTTCTCCGTGGTAGTCGAAATGATCAACATCAAAATGCGTAAGCGTTTGATTAAACGCCCATAA
- the mutH gene encoding DNA mismatch repair endonuclease MutH, with protein sequence MNSPNTEQALLTLAQSLAGLTFGEVAKELNMSVPPNLKRDKGWVGMLLETALGATAGSKAEQDFAHLGIELKTIPINRQGKPLETTFVSLAPLIQNSGITWQSSHVRHKLSKVLWIPIEGERTIPLAERHIGQPILWQPSPEQEQRLQQDWEELMEYIVFGRLDEITARLGEVLQLRPKGANSKALTKGIGRNGEMIDTLPLGFYLRKNFTHEILQQFQQNG encoded by the coding sequence ATGAATAGCCCAAACACCGAACAAGCTCTACTCACCCTTGCGCAATCGCTGGCAGGACTCACCTTTGGTGAAGTTGCCAAGGAGCTGAATATGTCTGTGCCACCCAATTTGAAACGGGATAAAGGCTGGGTGGGAATGCTGCTGGAAACTGCCTTAGGCGCAACCGCGGGCAGCAAAGCGGAACAAGATTTTGCCCATCTTGGCATTGAACTTAAAACGATACCCATTAATCGTCAAGGTAAGCCCCTTGAAACCACCTTCGTCAGCCTTGCGCCGCTAATTCAAAATAGTGGAATCACTTGGCAGTCTTCTCACGTTCGCCATAAATTATCCAAAGTGTTGTGGATTCCCATTGAAGGCGAACGCACCATTCCCCTTGCTGAACGTCATATTGGGCAGCCTATTTTATGGCAGCCCTCACCTGAGCAAGAACAACGTTTGCAGCAAGATTGGGAAGAATTAATGGAATATATCGTGTTTGGTCGGCTTGATGAAATCACCGCGCGCCTTGGTGAAGTGCTGCAACTTCGCCCCAAAGGTGCAAATAGTAAAGCGCTCACCAAAGGCATTGGGCGAAATGGCGAGATGATTGACACCTTACCGCTCGGCTTTTATTTACGCAAAAATTTCACCCACGAAATCCTGCAACAGTTTCAGCAAAATGGCTGA